Genomic segment of Pochonia chlamydosporia 170 chromosome 1, whole genome shotgun sequence:
ATGGAAACTCGGCTACTGTATTGTAAAAAGTCAAACACACGGACTGGATTGCTCACGGTGTCGGCATGGGTGATGGAGACGGGAAATGGAGATTTTAAGATGGGGGTGTCTCGGACGGACATTGAAGACCAGCATCACTTCCGGATGCTTTGCTagaccagactagactagaccagacatggcatTGACTTTCTGGGGCGATATAGCCTGCAGCAGCCAACAGAATTCCTGACGAGAAGCCAccgaaccagaccagacttggtcTGACTTGAGCATTTTGGTTGAAGCCCATCAGCAGTGACCAGGCCAGTTGACGGTCTGCCCTGAATCGCCCCAGTGCCAGGTGAGTCCAGTCGATGTCTCCAGTCCGGCCTGGTTGTAGTGGCTGTAGTGGTGGGGGTCCTGGTCACTCggacttgccatggccgaggCCGATTTACGCCCAACGCAACATCTGATGCCACTTGATCCCACCCGCTCTGCCTCTCCCAAATCCGCGGCTGGTGGGTGCGGAAGATTCTGATCAAGAGAGCACTTTTTGCCTGGCCACGGGACAACTCTCAGCAACCATACGCACCAATTCTAGCATTCAGATTCCGATTGCTGCACCCATTTGGCACTGTTTGGCACTATCCAACACCAGTTGGGGCTGTGAAATGGCCGCCTTTGCCCTCTACGGAAAGGATGTGCCATCAGACGGAGCCGACGTAGGATGGGGAATCCCGGCCCAGCAATGTCCACTATATCCATTTTCCAAGGCTTCAAATCGACATCATGCCACGCTACGAAGAATCATGATCTCTGTGGCGATCCGGCGGGAACAAAGGTGGAGGGGGGCCTGAGGCTTTCTGTCGTCCACTCAACTCAGCAGACACTTGCGTCCTGGTCCAGGACTCCAGGCCAGGTAATCAACTAAACGAAGACCGCGAAGTTCGACAGTCATGCATCGTCGTGTCATGATGGGATCATGGATACAGAGTACATGTAACCGTTAAACCCATTGTACCGGTAAATGGTCAGATGTATTTGATCAGTGGCGGCCGCTttaacattgaacacaaaACGTCTTCGGAACCAACACTTACCGGCATCCTTTAGTGTTCCTTTGTACCAGGCCGTTTCGAGGACGGACCCTTGCCAATTTTCGGACAAACAACTTGTGGGCCACATTCATCTTGccgatgatgtcgatgacgAGATGAAAGCAAGAACCTCCTGCATGGCAATTGCCCACTATTCGGCTCTATCAATTGGTCCTCCATGCCTTTCTCTCCTCAGGCGGACAGGGTACATTGGCGGTATGGCCTTCCTTTCTCGGTCGTCAGCGTTCGCGCACTTGCCAAGTGCAAAGCAATCAATGCCCACTGGCGTCTGCACAATTGGCACCTATGACGACATAGGCAATATGTCACACAGTACAGGTCTCATTTTACTGGCATATTCTGTACAGTGCGCATTGAATCGTCAGGCACAGGCACGAAATTTGCATATCCAACAAAGTCAGGACTCAGGAGCTGAAGCAACCAAAGTTGCAAAATAAACTTGCATTTCAGTACAAACAAGAATTGCGAACAGTGGTCGGTTGGCGTGGCAATGCCAACTACGACAGCTAATCAAAAGAATACAGTGAAGCATTCGTCCCTCGCACATATACAGCAGCTCGATCTTCACCTCGAGGATCAATGACCGGAGAATCAGTTATGACTCCTCCAATAGACGTCCAGTTGTCCCAAGCGGACCCGTTGAATCGTTTGATATACACTGCATTGTTGGTACCTTGAGCCGCAAGAGTGATGCGGCTGCCGCCCCAAGCAACAGCGGAAGGGCTTGACATGATGACTCCTCCAAGACTATTCCAACCTGTCGCCGAAGGTATCCAGGCACTACCGTTCCATTTCTTCTGATAAACTGCGTTATTCGTGCCGCGTACGAAAAGGTCAAGTCTATTTGCGGCCCCTGAAACAGGAACGATGTCGTCCATGACAGTCCCACCAAGACTGGTCCATCCGGTAACCGAAGGCTGCCAGATGGAACCGTTCCAAGTCTTTTGATAGACACCATTGTTGGTGCCTCTGACAAAGATGTCAATTCGGTTGGGGGCCCAGCAGACAGCCTTTGGCGCTCCAACAATTGTGCCACCGAGATTCGTCCAGCCAGTCAGACTCGGCAACCAGGCGCTGCCATTCCAAGACTTGGTATACACGGCGTTGTTCATACCGCGGACAAACAAATCGAGGCGATTCGCGCCCCAAGACACGGCACAGATATCTCCAATTATGCCACCGCCGAGAGACTCCCAGCCTCTCCAAGCATTACCGTCCCACCACTTGTGGTAGCAAgcattgttggtgccaagggcaaagagATCAATCCGATTAGCGCCCCAGGACACTGCGGTTACATTACCGTAGATGGTGCCCCCGAGGCTTTCATATCCGGTTTCACTCGGTCCCCAAGTAGTGCCGCCACCGTTTTGCCATTTGTGGTAGACAGCATTGTTGGTGCCCCTGACGAATACGTCAGTCCTACCTGGAGCCCAGGAAACGACAGCAGGAACCCCTACAACGATTCAATCAGATAACGCTCAATGATGGAACACGAGAAGGAGCCGGCTCGAACGCACCGTAATATAAACCACCGAGATTTCGCCACACCGGGTACAGATTACGAATACCCTGTTTATCGTCATCCGCCAACGCTCTCTTGAGAAAGTTGGGAGACACAAATGGATACATGACTGCTCCTCCTACACTGCTGTGAGCCAATCCTAGAATGTGGCCCATCTCATGTAGAGCCACGGTCTCAATATCGAATGAATTAGCCACCGCGCCATCAACCCACCTGTGTTCCTGATCGTCAAAATGCAACGGCAAAGGAAGACCGTTCACGACGACTGAGAACCCAGGAGGGAAGTCTGCATGCGCAACCACGCCCCCAACCATTGAATGGTCAGGGTCGTTGGCGGGCCTGAATTCTACAAACACCTCCGGGCTTTGGTTCGCTGCAACTTCAGTAAAGGTTAAGCCCACTCCAACATTTGCCCATGTGTTTAGGGCACGCCGGATTGCGTTCTTGCAAACGTCGACGTTGAGCTGAGAAGACTGAGCCCCAAAGCAATACTTGATGTTGCGATCCGTCCAGGGACCGAGAACGGTAAAGTCAACTGACTGGACCAAATCGGGGAATCCACAACGGTCCTGGGACATGGCCTCTCTAGTTTCTGGGCCAAAGACGCCGTCAACGGAGAGGTTTGAAAACTCTTGGAATGCCTTGAGGGCGGAGGCAGTTTCCTCGGCGACTTTTCCCTTGGGAGACGCATCTGCGTCTGTTGGCATGTAGCCATAGTGCTTGAGGTAGTTGTGTACTGCGGTTACGTCAACTGCGTCGCCAATTGCAAATGTCGGCGTgtccttgatcttggatCGGTCCACGGGAACCTTGACCGCGTCACTTGGATGAGGATACGTCCCCCTTGATTCAACAGTCACAGGAACTTCTGGTATATGTGTATCCATGAGTCCCTGCATGTCAGAGGACGTATCCATGGCGCCAGGCATATCCGTCTTGTCTGAATCCACAGTCATGATTGGGAAGAGCAAGCAGATATGGGcgacaaaagcaaaaaaggaTATGGTCAAATTCAGTAG
This window contains:
- a CDS encoding peptidoglycan binding protein (similar to Metarhizium robertsii ARSEF 23 XP_007825075.1); this translates as MTVDSDKTDMPGAMDTSSDMQGLMDTHIPEVPVTVESRGTYPHPSDAVKVPVDRSKIKDTPTFAIGDAVDVTAVHNYLKHYGYMPTDADASPKGKVAEETASALKAFQEFSNLSVDGVFGPETREAMSQDRCGFPDLVQSVDFTVLGPWTDRNIKYCFGAQSSQLNVDVCKNAIRRALNTWANVGVGLTFTEVAANQSPEVFVEFRPANDPDHSMVGGVVAHADFPPGFSVVVNGLPLPLHFDDQEHRWVDGAVANSFDIETVALHEMGHILGLAHSSVGGAVMYPFVSPNFLKRALADDDKQGIRNLYPVWRNLGGLYYGVPAVVSWAPGRTDVFVRGTNNAVYHKWQNGGGTTWGPSETGYESLGGTIYGNVTAVSWGANRIDLFALGTNNACYHKWWDGNAWRGWESLGGGIIGDICAVSWGANRLDLFVRGMNNAVYTKSWNGSAWLPSLTGWTNLGGTIVGAPKAVCWAPNRIDIFVRGTNNGVYQKTWNGSIWQPSVTGWTSLGGTVMDDIVPVSGAANRLDLFVRGTNNAVYQKKWNGSAWIPSATGWNSLGGVIMSSPSAVAWGGSRITLAAQGTNNAVYIKRFNGSAWDNWTSIGGVITDSPVIDPRGEDRAAVYVRGTNASLYSFD